TAAAGAGTACAATAAAAAAACATCAAAAAAAGTAACCTTTGTTATTGATACAGCTTATGATGGCGTAGCTGCCACCGGTAATGATACTGTTGTTTTCAGCGCTAAATATATGGCGAAATATCCGGGAGATATTGACGTGGTTACGCACGAGGTAATGCACATTGTACAGGCTTACGGCAACAGCGACGGACCCGGCTGGCTAACCGAGGGTATTGCCGATTATGCCCGCAATAAATTTGGTGTTGACAATGCGGGCGCCAAATGGGCCTTACCTGCTTTTAAATCAACCCAAAATTATGATAACGCCTACCGCGTAACTGCACGCTTTTTAGTGTGGATAGAAAAGAACGTAAAACCCGGCCTGGTAAAAACGCTGGATAAACAACTGCGCGACCATACTTTTACCAACGATAGCTGGAAAAACCTTACCGGCAAAACAGTTGACGAATTATGGGCCGCTTACGCAGCCAACCCGACAATTTAATTAAAGCCGGTACAAAAACGTTTGTGTAACAAATGGGGTTACAGGTTATTGAACCACCCGTTTTACATAAATTAGCAACCTTATCACAAAATCAAATCAAAAGTCTGTAATTAATTAAGAGCGGGCGGGTGATGATAAAAAAATTCCTGTTAAAGGGAATACTGATATACTAAAACAAATGAAGCGATTACTTACAGCATTATTAATGGCATCGGCCGTATACGCACAGGGCCAAACCAAAACAGAAAAGCTGGTTAACTATGTAAACCCAATTATTGGCACCCAGCGCATGGGGCATACTTATCCGGGTGCAACCGTACCTTTTGGTATGGTACAGCTTAGCCCCGAAACAGATACCGCCAGTTATGAAAAGGATGGGCACTACAATCCCGACGTTTATAAATACTGTGCCGGCTACCAGTACGATGATAAAACCATAGTGGGCTTTAGCCATACACACTTTAGCGGTACAGGCCACTCAGACCTGGGCGACTTTTTGATTATGCCTACCGTTGGGCAATTGAAGCTTAACCCCGGTACTGCCGATAAACCGGGCAGTGGTTACCGCTCGGCCTTTTCGCACCAGAACGAGGTAAGCCAGGCCAACTATTACAAGGTAAAGCTTGATGACAATAACATCACCGCCGAATTAACTACCACGACAAGGGTTGGCTTCCACCAGTATACCTTCCCCAAATCAGATCAGTCGCATATTATATTGGATTTGATGGCCGGCATTTATAACTATCCGGATAAAAACATCTGGACTTACCTGAAAGTGGTTAACGATTCAACCGTTGTTGGTTTCCGCGAAACCAATGGCTGGGCACGT
The sequence above is a segment of the Mucilaginibacter celer genome. Coding sequences within it:
- a CDS encoding basic secretory protein-like protein; protein product: MKKITILFALLISGLFAAAQDVYKQKGYEVTFISKDPSFSPALKDRLIKTFFEVYPKLAKEYNKKTSKKVTFVIDTAYDGVAATGNDTVVFSAKYMAKYPGDIDVVTHEVMHIVQAYGNSDGPGWLTEGIADYARNKFGVDNAGAKWALPAFKSTQNYDNAYRVTARFLVWIEKNVKPGLVKTLDKQLRDHTFTNDSWKNLTGKTVDELWAAYAANPTI